The DNA sequence GGCACTATTATGCGTGAGAAAATCATTCATGACGCAGGCGCTCCTTCAGAGCTAGGCCACACCAGAGACTTTATGGTGAATATGATTAAAAAGGCAGGCTTTGTTCCAGTGGAAAGAGACGCACTTTACAACGAAGTGCAGATATACAACTGATAAAAAACCTTAAGTCTTTAACTTGTAGCCGGTTTTGAATATCCACCAGACGATTGCAATGCAGATCACAAGAAATAGCATTGTCATCCCGAAGCTGACTACTACGTCTACATCTGCTACTCCGTAAAAGCTCCACCTAAAACAGCTGACCAGATACACGACTGGGTTAAACAGAGTGATCTTCTGCCAGATTGGAGGGAGCATATTGATTGAATAAAATGTGCCTCCCAGAAAAGTAAGCGGGGTAATGATCATTAGCGGTATGACCTGCAGTTTTTCAAAACCGTCAGCCCAAACGCCGATAATAAATCCAAAGAGGCTAAAAGTTATCGCTGTTAAAATTAAAAAACCTATCATCCAGAAGGGATGAAGTATGTCATAGGGGACAAATAACCTAGCTGTAATTAGAATCAGTATTCCTAGCATTATTGATTTTGTGGCGGCTGCCCCAACATATCCAATTAGAATCTCTACATAAGAAACAGGAGCTGAGAGAACTTCAAAGATCGTTCCTGAGAACTTTGGCATATAGATCCCAAATGATGCGTTAGAAATACTCTCGGTCATAAGAGATAGCATGATGAGCCCCGGGATAATAAATGCCCCGTAGTTTACTCCTTCTATCTCTCCCATGCGTGATCCTATTGCTGCTCCAAAGACCACAAAGTACAAAGATGTTGAGATAATAGGGGAGGCTATACTTTGCATTAAAGTTCTGAAAGTACGGGCCATCTCAAATTTATATATAGCTTTTATTGCGTGTATGTTCATTTTTTATCCGTAACCAGGCTTACAAAAATTTCCTCAAGAGTGCTTTCTCTAGTATGAAGGTCCCTAAAATAAATACCCTTGTCATTGAGATCTTTAAGGAGTGCTGTGATTCCTGTTCTCTCTCCTCTTTTGTCAAAAGTATATATAAGCTCTGAGCCGTCCTCTGAAAGCTCAAGCTCATGCGAGGAAAGCTCAACGGGTATAGACTCGATTGAGATATTGAGCTCAAGTCTAATTTGTTTTTTGCCAAGCTTCTGCATTAGAGCCGCTTTATCTTCAACTAAAATTATCTCACCTTTGGTAATAATTCCGATCCTGTCGGCCATTTCTTCGGCTTCTTCGATATAATGAGTTGTAAGAATTATTGTTACTCCGTCCTCTCTTAGCTTGCGGA is a window from the Thermodesulfobacteriota bacterium genome containing:
- a CDS encoding ABC transporter permease, producing the protein MNIHAIKAIYKFEMARTFRTLMQSIASPIISTSLYFVVFGAAIGSRMGEIEGVNYGAFIIPGLIMLSLMTESISNASFGIYMPKFSGTIFEVLSAPVSYVEILIGYVGAAATKSIMLGILILITARLFVPYDILHPFWMIGFLILTAITFSLFGFIIGVWADGFEKLQVIPLMIITPLTFLGGTFYSINMLPPIWQKITLFNPVVYLVSCFRWSFYGVADVDVVVSFGMTMLFLVICIAIVWWIFKTGYKLKT